The following are from one region of the Amyelois transitella isolate CPQ chromosome 21, ilAmyTran1.1, whole genome shotgun sequence genome:
- the LOC106143603 gene encoding uncharacterized protein LOC106143603, producing the protein MSMIVDWYDEVQLQLECVVDDPEAQFIERQEFESRYYREMARAQVLDSGSTSSLMTEKLCQQLNLQTSQLEEVSAKSPNYSPEEHMCEEHFIENTSRLEDGRFCESFPEYNLLLNKQSLPKKSQLIKFNIYIDENNIMRVGGRIDNSDFPIDKKHPILISDPTDLSPLTPGHFLIGRPLTSLPQDDYRIKSFDHLTRFQRIEQLRQHFWARWSKEYIAELQQRTKWRTNQDNLKLDTLVVVKDDNLPPLKWRLGRVVAIHPGLDGFARVADIRPAAGVIRRAFSKICPLPVFSTTG; encoded by the exons ATGTCTATGATcgtggattgg TATGACGAGGTACAATTACAATTAGAATGTGTAGTTGATGATCCTGAAGCCCAGTTTATCGAGCGACAGGAGTTTGAGTCTCGTTATTATAGAGAAATGGCTAGGGCTCAAG TGTTAGACAGTGGAAGTACATCGAGTCTTATGACTGAAAAACTGTGTCAACAGTTGAACTTACAGACTAGTCAG TTAGAGGAAGTAAGTGCAAAGTCACCTAATTATTCGCCTGAAGAACACATGTGTGAGGAACACTTTATCGAGAACACATCTCGTCTTGAAGACGGTAGGTTTTGC GAATCGTTTCctgaatataatttacttttaaataagcagAGTTTGCCTAAGAAAAGTCaactcattaaatttaatatttatatagatgaaaataatatcatgCGAGTTGGAGGTCGCATTGATAACTCTGACTTCCCTATTGATAAAAAGCACCCTATACTTAT ATCGGATCCTACTGACCTCTCTCCGTTGACTCCAGGCCATTTTCTTATTGGACGTCCTCTTACATCCTTACCACAAGATGATTACCGAATTAAGTCCTTTGATCACTTGACTAGATTTCAACGAATTGAGCAATTACGCCAGCATTTTTGGGCTCGTTGGAGCAAAGAGTATATAGCTGAACTTCAGCAAAGGACAAAGTGGCGTACTAATCAGGATAATCTGAAGCTGGACACTTTAGTAGTGGTGAAGGATGATAACCTCCCGCCGCTAAAATGGAGATTAGGACGAGTCGTGGCAATTCACCCTGGACTTGATGGCTTCGCGCGCGTCGCCGATATAAGACCAGCAGCTGGTGTGATCCGCAGGGCATTTAGCAAAATATGCCCATTGCCAGTATTTTCTACGACGGGTTGA